Sequence from the Cellulomonas fimi ATCC 484 genome:
TCTGGCGGGCGGCGGCGGTCGCGGTCACCGCGGGCGAGCGGGGCGCCTACCTGGCGCGCGACGACGACGCGACGACGTTCGTGCCGGCCCCGGTCACGCGGGACGGCGACCCGTGCGGCGCGGGCGACCGGTTCGCGGCGACCGCGGTGGTGGCGCTGGCGCGCGGCGCGGACGTCGTCCCGGCGGTCGTCGCCGCGGTCGCGGAGGCGTCCTCCTGGGTGGGCGCGGGCGGCTGCGAGGGGTTCCGCGCCCGCACACGTGCCGGCGACGCGCGCGCCCACGACGGCCGTCCCGCGGACGTGCGCGACGACGCCACCCGCGAGGACGGCGACGTCGGCGTGGAGACGGTCGACGCCGCCGCCGCACGGCTGCGTGGCCGCGGCCGGCTCGTCGCGACGGGCGGCTGCTACGACCTGCTGCACGCGGGCCACGTCGCGACGCTCCAGGCGGCCCGCCGGCTGGGCGACGCGCTCGTCGTGCTGCTCAACTCGGACGACTCCGTGCGGCGCCTCAAGGGGCCGACGCGGCCGGTCGTCGACGCCGCCGACCGCGCGCGCGTGCTGCTCGCGCTCGACTGCGTGGACGCCGTCGTCGTCTTCGACGAGGACGACCCGCGCGCGGCACTCGCCCGCCTGCGCCCGGACGTGTGGGCCAAGGGCGGCGACTACGGCGGGGCGCGGCTGCCCGAGGCCGACGTGGTCCGCGCAGGGGGCGGTCGCGTCGTCCTGCTCCCGTACCTGGACGGCCGCTCCACCACCGGCATGCTCGCGCGCTCGTCCCGCTGACGGACGCCGCGCGCTCCCCCGGCACCGCACGCAGGCCGCCCCGGCGGGCGGCCCGACCCGAGGAGGACCGATGACCAGCACCACCACATCCCGCCCGGTCGGCACGGTCTACGTGACCGGCGGCTCCAGCGGCCTGGGCGCCGCCGTCGTCGAGGCCGTGCGCGACGCGGGCGGCACCGCGGCCGTGCTCGACAAGTCCGCCCCGCACGCGGACGTCCCGGCAGTCACCGTCGACCTGTCGGACTGGCAGGCGGCGCAGGACGCGGTGGCCGACCTCGTGTCCCAGGTCGGCCCGCCCGACGCGGTCGTCACGGCCGCGGGGATCGACGCGTGCGGCCCGCTGACGT
This genomic interval carries:
- a CDS encoding PfkB family carbohydrate kinase; this encodes MTAGPRVVVVGDAVLDRDVVGRTDRLCPDAPAPVLDVTATRSSPGGAGLAALLCAASGARVTLVAPVADDDDGAELVAGLGGVDVLRLDHDGATRTKTRVRAGGTSLVRIDAGGPGTPSHVPVDALRTLLASADAVLVSDYGAGTTHDPRVRTLLTAAARTTPTVWDPHPRGAVPVEGCALVTPNAAEARHALGGIDGTADALPGPLRTVWRAAAVAVTAGERGAYLARDDDATTFVPAPVTRDGDPCGAGDRFAATAVVALARGADVVPAVVAAVAEASSWVGAGGCEGFRARTRAGDARAHDGRPADVRDDATREDGDVGVETVDAAAARLRGRGRLVATGGCYDLLHAGHVATLQAARRLGDALVVLLNSDDSVRRLKGPTRPVVDAADRARVLLALDCVDAVVVFDEDDPRAALARLRPDVWAKGGDYGGARLPEADVVRAGGGRVVLLPYLDGRSTTGMLARSSR